A stretch of DNA from Methylosinus sp. LW4:
GAATGATCTCGAGATGCAGCAGCCCCAAAAAGCCGCAGCGGAAGCCGAAGCCGAGCGCCGCGGAGGTCTCCATCTCGTAAGAAAAGCTCGCGTCATTGAGGCGCAGCTTGCCGATGGCGGCGCGCAAATCCTCGAAATCGGCGGCGTCCACCGGAAAGAGGCCGCAGAACACCACCGGCTGCGCCGGCTTGAAGCCCGGCAGCGGCTCCGCGCATTGCTTTTTGTCTTCGGTGATGGTGTCGCCGACGCGCGTGTCGGCGACCTGCTTGATCTGCGCGGTGATGAAGCCGACCTCGCCCGGCCCGAGCGAGGCGACGTCCAGCATTTTGGGCTTGAACACGCCGATCTTGTCGACCTCGTAATGGGCGTTGGTGCCCATCATGAGAATCTTCTGACCCTTGCGCATGCGCCCGTCGATAACGCGCACCAGCACGACGACGCCGAGATAGGCGTCGTACCAGCTGTCGACCAGCATCGCCTTGAGCGGCGCTTCATCGTCGCCCTGCGGCGGCGGCAGGCGGGTGACGATCGCCTCCAGCACATCGGGAATGCCGATGCCGGTCTTGGCGGAAATGAGCACGGCGTCGGAAGCGTCGAGGCCGATGACGTCCTCGATCTGCTCCTTGATGCGGTCGGGCTCGGCCGCCGGCAGATCGATCTTGTTCAGAACCGGCACGATCTCGTGGCCGGCGTCGAGCGCCTGATAGACATTGGCGAGCGTCTGCGCCTCGACTCCCTGGCTGGCGTCGACGACGAGCAGCGAGCCTTCGCAGGCCTTCAGCGAGCGCGAGACCTCATAGGCGAAGTCGACATGGCCGGGCGTGTCCATGAGGTTCAGGACGTAATCCTTGCCGTCCTTGGCCTTATAGTCGAGGCGCACGGTCTGCGCCTTGATGGTGATGCCGCGCTCGCGCTCGATATCCATGGAATCGAGCACCTGCTCGACCATATCGCGCGCGGCGACGGTCCCCGTCGCCTGGATCAGCCGGTCGGCGAGCGTCGACTTTCCGTGGTCGATATGCGCGACGATGGAGAAATTGCGGATATTGTCGATTTTGCGCGTCGTCATGGCGGCGGGGATAGCAGCGCCGGGGGGCGAAGGGAAGCGGATTTGACAGAAGCGGGTGGGCTCTGCTCCTCTCGCGCCCCCGCTCCCCGAGACGTCAGGCGCCGCCATGATCCGGGTCCAATTCCGGCTTTTGCTTTCTCTCGCTCTTTCCATCCCTTGTTTTTCGGCCCTCGCCCAGAGCTTCGACTGCGCCAAGGCGACGACGACGGTGGAGCGTCTCGTCTGCGCCGATCGCCGGCTCGGCGCGCTGGATGGCGAATTGGGCGCGGAGGTGAAGCGCAGCCTCGCGGCCGATCCGGCGCATCGGGCCGAAAAGCTCGGCGAGGCGCGCAAATGGCTCGGCGAGCGTGATCGCCTGTGCGCCCTGCCGGCGGGGGAGCTTCGTGGAGAGGCGCGGGCGAAGGCGCTCGCCTGCCTAACCGCCGCCTATGAGGCCCGGCTCGCCGCGCTGAAAGCGGCGCCCGCCGCGCCGGAGACCAGCGCGATCTGCCGCAAGCTCGCCGATCGTTACGCCGCCCTCCTCGCGAAGGACCCAGAGGCGCCCTACAAAAAATCCTTCTATGCGGAGAGCCCGTTGCAGGTCCTCGCCGCGGCGCCGGACGCCGGCGTCGTGGTCGCCGCGCCGGCGGCCAATATCGACGACGTCACGCGCGCCAAGCTCGCCGCCTGGGCGAAGGGGGAGCCGCAGCCTTTTGTCTTTCCCGATGCGCTCGCCACAAAGCTCGTCGACCTCGGCGTCGGCGCGTCTCTTTTCATCGATCGGCTGCCCGGCGAAAATCTCTACGCCGCGGGCGTCATACGGGGCACATTAGGCTACTATTCGGCGATCTATTTCACCGTTTCGGCCGGTTTCGCTCACGAGACGATGGGACCAGGAGGGCTCGAGGGAGAAAGCGAAGCCGAATGCATCGGCGCGTTCCACAGCTTCGGGACGTTGGACGGCGAGGCGGTCGCGTTCCAAGAGTCGCACGACAATGCGCCGCGCCTATCCTCGTCCATCTCCATCACGCCCTGGCGAAGCGGCGGCTTCGGTCCGGCCTGCACGGCGCATTTCGAATTCGCGCCGAAATTCGCCGAGCATGCGACGTACAACCAATGGGAGGAGCATTGCGCCGGCGCTGATTGCGAGGCTTTGCGCAAAGAGGCGCTCTCCCTCGTCGAGGCGGCGCAGAAGCAGCCGCTCGCCGCGCGCAAGGCGGCGCTCGCCCGGCTCTCCGCGACGCAGGCGGCGGAATTCGCGAAGATGGAAGAGGCGGCCGGCCCAGATTTCTCGGGCGAGCCCGACGATCCTGCGCAATATGGCGACGAAAATGGAAAGGCGCTGAGGCTTCCCTTCCTCCATGGCGGCCGGCTCTATCTCGCCGAGCTCGGTCATTTCACCATAGGCTGGCGGGTCTTTTCCGATTGGCGCGTCGCGTTGGAGCAGCTCGACAAGGGCAAGCTCGCAGAAACGTCGGTCTTCGCCATCGGCATGACCAAAGGCGCGCTGCGTAGCGCCTCGGCAAAATGAAAATGGCGCGCATCGCAGGGACGCGCGCCATTTTGAATTCGAGGCGAAACGCTCAGCTCTGCTTCAACCGCGTCTCGATCTCGCTCTTCGCCTTGGCGTAGAGCTCCAGCGCGCGGGGCTTGGCCCATTGATAGGCCTCGACCAGGCGCGGGGCGAGCCAGCGCAGGAAATCGGCGCTCAGCCGGCCGGCCGTGGCGACGCCCTCGACGATGCGGTCGAACCAGGGCAGCGCCGCATGGCCTTCCGGGATTTTGGAGCGCGTCCAGGCGACGGCGAGCTTCAGCTTCTCCTGCGCATAATCGGCGAGCACGACCAGCGGATCGGGCGAGCCGGCGGCGGTGAGCCGGTCCTTCAAATGGGCGATCTCGGCGCTCGCCTGCGCGGCGAGCACGGCGGCTTTCTCCTTGGCGCCATGGGCGGCGGAGAGCTCGGCGCGCAGAGCGTCCAGCTCGGCGCTCAGCCGATCGCGATGCGCGATCACGCCCTCATGCTCCGCGATGGCGGCGGCGATGGACTTCGCCTTCTCTTCCACCGCGGCGGAGAGCTCGGCGCGGGCGGTCTCCAGCTCCTTCGCCAAGGCGCTCGCCTTGGTGATGAGCTCGATTTTGTCCTTGGCGTGGCGGTCACGCTCGGCGGTCATCGCCTCGAGCTGCGCATCCAGGCTCACGGCTTCGACGCCGTTCGACGCCTCCTCGGCGACGGGGGGCTGTTCGGACAGGTTCATCTCCTACCTCTCTTCGTGGCCTAGAGACGCATCCGGCGCGAAACATAGAGAATTTTGCCGATTCGGCAAAAGCCGAATCTTCCCTCCATGCGCCCGCGCCCGCTCACGGCCGATCTCGTCGATCTGTCCGCGCCGAACCGCACCTAGCGTTCGGCGCAATGAGATCAACCGCTTGTGAAACTCACCTCGCTCGCTCCCGCATACGAGGCCGATCGAGGTCCTGCCGCCGTGCGCTCAGCGATCGGCGAAGAGGGGGGTGACGCCCTCCGTATCTATATAGACGACGCCGTCCTCGATCTTGACCGGATATTCGGCGAGCCGGCTTTCCTGGGGATGGATCGGGTCGCCGGTGCGCATGTCCCACGTCCAATTATGGAGCGGGCAGGTCAGCACCTCGCCGTCGAAATCGGCCGTGTCCAGCGGCGCGTTGGTGTGCGGGCACACGCCTTGGAAGGCCTTGATCTCTCCGCCGAAGGCGAAGGCCAGGATGATGAAATGGGAATCTGCGATGACGAGACGCATTTCCCCTTCGAAAACAGTGTCCTCCTTGCAGACCCTGGTGAACATGTCCTTAGCCTCTCCGAATGCCCGCCGCAGCGCCGCGGCCGCCTGCGCGAGGCCCAGCAAGAAAAGCGCCGACCCGCCCGCGGACGCGTTGATTTCGCCCGAAAGCCCGCCCATAGTCCCGCCCGTGAGCGCGAAAGAGCCGAAATTCTGCGTCGTCCAGACGACGATCGACACAGAGGCGGGCGCCGAGCGGCTCGCCCGCGCCCTGCTCGCCGCCAAGCTCGCCGCCTGCGTTCAGATATTCCCCATCCGCAGCTTCTACGTGTGGGCGGGCGAGACGCGCGCCGACGCGGAATTTCTGGTGCAGTCCAAAGCCCGCGCGCAGGATTATGACGCGCTCGCCGCCGCCATTCGCGCCGCGCATCCTTATGAGGTCCCGGAGATCATCCGCCTCGACGTCGCCGCCGGCGATCCCGCCTATCTCGACTGGGCGGCGCGCGCCACGGAGCGGGACGACGCCGCCTCCTGAGCGGCGGGCGAACGCACAGCCCCACGCAAGCCTCGCTCGGCAAAGATCGTCGCGCCGGCCGCGGCGCCTCCGCCGGCCGGAGAGAGCATGCGCGCGGAGCGGAGCCAGCCATGACGTCGATCTACTCGTCGCTGACGACCGCGCAGATCGCCCGTCTGCCGACCTCCACAATGCGTCAGCTCGACACCTCTGACATAGAGGCGCTCGACACGACGCAGATCGCCGTGCTGACGGCGACGCAGCTCAATAATCTCTCGACCACCAATCTTCAGGCGCTGGTGACGACGCAAGTCGCCTCTCTGTCCAAGGCGGCGTTGGCCGGGCTCGATCTGTCGCAATTTACGGCGCTCGCCTCCAGCGATTTCGACTCCTTCACCACGACGCAGCTCTCCGCGCTCACCAGCACGGAGCTCAATGCCCTCGACACGACCGAGCTCGGCAGCCTGAGCACGACGCGGCTGCAGGCGCTCACCGCCGCGCAGATCGCCGCGCTCTCGACGACCGAGGTCTCGCGTCTCACCACCACGCAGATCTCCAGCCTCTCCACGACGCAGGTGCGCGGCCTCACCGCCACGCAGCTCGACGCGCTCAGCCTCGATCAGATCATCGCGCTGCAGGTGAGCAATCTGAGCGCGGCGCAGGCGCGCATGCTGGACGGAACCGAGCTCGGCGCGCTCACCGCCACGCAGCTCGGCTCGCTGTCCTCGACGCAGATCGGCTCGCTGACGACCACGGCTTTCGACAGCCTCTCGCAAACGGCCGTGCAGAGCTTGACGGCGACGCAGCTCGCCGGCGTCGCCGCGACGCAGATCGCGGCGCTGACGACGACCGATCTCGGCGAGTTCGCCACGACGCAACTTTCGGCGCTGACGCTCACGCAGACGCGCGCGCTCACCACGACGCAGCTCGCGGCGATGACCTCGACCGAGATCCAATCGCTCTCGGTGGCCAATCTCTCCAATGCGCAGATCGCCGGGCTGAATGCGACCGGCGTCGGCAATCTCTCCGACGCGCAGGTGGCGGCGCTGGTCCCGACGCAGATCGCCGCTCTCTCCACGACGACGCTCAACGGGCTCACGGCGACGCGGCTCGGCGCGCTCACCACGACGCAATTTTCCGGCCTCTCCGCCGCGCAGATCGCCGGCCTCTCCGACACGACGCTCGCCAATCTGACGACGACGCGCCTCGTCGCGCTGACGGTGACGCAGGCGCGCGGGCTGACGGCGACGCAGCTCGCCGATCTCGCGACGACCGGGCTGCAATCGCTCGACGTCACCGAGCTCGCCGCCGCGCAATTCGCGGCGATCGACGCGACCACATTCTCCGACCTCTCCGCCACGCAATTTTCGGCCTTGTCCTCGACGCAGATTCGCGCGCTGACGACGACCCTGCTGAATGCGCTGTCGGCGACGACGATCGCCAGCCTGACGACGACGCAGGTCGATTGGCTGAGCGCGGCGCAGATCGCCGGCCTGACGACGACGCAGCTCGGCAATCTGACGACGGCGCAGCTCGCCACGCTCACCTCGACGCAGGCGCGCGGGCTGACGACGACGCAGCTCGGCGCCATGACGACGACGGCGATACAGTCGCTCGCCATCGGCGCCCTCACCGCCGCGCAAATCGGCGCGCTCGTCTCCAGCGACGACGGCGGATTGAGCGTCACGCAGATCGGCGCGCTCGCCTCGACGCAAATGTCGGCGCTCTCCACCACATTCCTCAATCTGCTGACCACGACGGAGCTGCAGAGCCTCACCACGACGCAGGCCGCGGCGCTCACCTCGGCGCAGATCGGCGGACTTTCGGCCGACGCCATCGACCGGCTGACGACAGCGCAGCTCGCCACGCTCACCTCGACGCAGGCGCGCGGGCTGACGACGACGCAGCTAGACAATATGACGGCGACGCAGATCCAGTCGCTGACCATATCGCAGCTGACCGCCGCGCAGATCTCCGGCCTCGGCTCCGCCGCCTTCGGCAATCTTTCCGCGAGCCAGCTCTCCAACCTCACCTCGGCGCAGATCGCCGGGCTGACGACGACGCAATTCGACGCTTTCGGCGTGACGCAGATCGCCGGCTTCACCACCACCCAGCTCGCCGGCCTCACCGCGACCGAGGTCAATTCGCTCGAGACGACGCAGATCGCCGCGCTGAGCGCGACGCAGATCGCCGCAATGCCGACGCGCGCCTTCGCCGGCCTCGCCGACACGCAGGTCGCCGCGCTGACGACGACGCAGCTCGCCGCCTTCGCCACCACGCAGATCGCCGCCCTCACCTCGACCGCCGCCGCCGGGCTGACCAGCGCGCAGATCGCCTCGCTCGCCACGACGCAGATCGGCGCTCTGACGGCCGCGCAGACGCGCGCGCTCGCCGATTGGCAGATCGCCACGCTGAGCACGACGCAGCTCGGCGCCCTGACCACGACCGAGGCCGCCGCTCTCACATCGACGCAGCTCGCCGCGCTCACTCTCACGCAGATCGACACGCTGACGACGACGCAAGTGACGGCGCTCTCGGCCGTTGCGATCGGCGGATTCTGGCAGAGCCAGATCGCCGAGCTGTCGACGACGCAAGTTTCCGCGCTCACCTCGACGCAGGTCAAGGCGCTCGCCGACACGCAGGTCGCCGCGCTCTCCGCCGCGCAGCTCGGCGCGCTCACCTCGACGCAGGTCGCCGCGCTTTCGACCAGCGGCTTCGGCGCCCTCACCTCCACCGCCGTCGCCGCTCTCACCACGACGCAGATCGGCGCGATCGGCGCGCTGCTGACAGCCGTCCTGTCCGATGCGCAAATCGGCGCGCTGAGCACGACGCAGATCGGCGCCCTCTCCGCCGCGGCCATGTCCGGCCTCGGCGCGGCGCAGATCGCCGCCATGTCGACGACGCAGCTCGCGACGCTCGTCACCACGCAGATCGCCGCGCTGGCGACGAGCGCCGTGGCCTCGCTGTCGACGGCCGATGTCGCCATGCTGACGACGACGCAGGTCGCAGCGCTCACCTCGACGCAGATGCGCGCCATGTCGGATGCGCAGATCGCCGCCTTCTCCATCGCGCAGCTCGCCGCCTTGCAGAAAGCGCAGCTCGCCGCGCTGTCGACGACCGGCGTCAGCGGATTGTCGACCAGCGACATTTCCGCTCTCACCACCACGCAGCTCGGCGCGCTGACCACGGCGCAAATGAGCGTGCTCGTCGACACGCAGCTCGCCGCTCTCACCGCGACGCAGATCGCCGCGCTGGCGGCGACGCAGATCGCGGGCCTTTCGGCGGATGCGGTCGCCAGCCTTTCGGCCAGCGTCGTCTCCGCGCTCGCCACCACGCAGCTGCGCGGCTTCACCTCGCTTCAGCTCGGCGCGCTGACGCTCGGCCAGCTGAACGCGCTCACCACGACGCAGCTCGCCGCCATGACGACGACCGAGCTCGCCGGCCTCACCGACATTCAAGCGGCGGCGCTGACGACGACGCAGCTCGGCGCGTTCGCCGGCACGCAGATCGCCGCGCTCACCACCACCGCCGTCGCCGCGCTGACGACCACCGAGGTCGCAGCGCTCAGCACGACGCAGATCGGCGCGCTCACCTCGACGCAGGCGGGCGCGCTCTCCGCGACGCAGATCGCCGCCTTCGGCCTCGATCAGCTCGCGCGGCTGACCTCGACGCAGCTCTCCGGCCTCTCCACTGCGACCATCGCCGGCCTCACGCTCACCGAGCTGCAGGCGCTGACGACGACGCAGCTGCGCGGCCTCACCGCGGCGCTGATCGGCGCGCTGACGACCAGCGAGCTCGCCGCGCTGGCGACGACGCAGATCGCCGCTCTGACGACGCAGGAGCTGCAAGGCCTGCTGCAGACGCAAGGCGCGGCGCTCGCCGGCACGCAATTCGACGCGCTCGCCGCCACGCAGATCGCAGCGCTCTCCACTTCGGCGATCAGCGGGCTGACGACGACGCAGGTGCAGGCGCTGAATGCGACGCAATTCGGCGCGCTGGCGGCGACGCAAATCTCCGCGCTCAGCAGCGCGCAGCTCGCCGCCATGACGACGACGCAAGTCGGCGCGCTCACCGCGACGCAGGCGCGCGGGCTGACCTCCACCGAGGTCTCGCAGCTCGACGCCACCAGGATCGGCGCGCTCTCCACCACGGCGATCAAATATCTCACCAGCACGGCGATCGGCGGCCTCACCGCCACGCAGATCGGCCTGCTGACGACGACGCAGCTCGCCAGCGTCGGCTCGACGCAGATCGCCGCCCTGTCCAGCACCGCCATCGCCGGGCTCAGCAGCGACGAGATCGGCGCGCTGACGACCACGCAGTTCCGCAGCTTCTCCTCCACGGGCGTCGCCGCGCTGACGACGACGCAGGTGCAGGCGCTCACCACGGCGCAGATCGGCCTTTTGACCAGCACGCAGATCGGCGGCCTGGCGGCGACGCAAGTGGCGGCGCTCACCGCCACGCAGCTCGGCCTGCTGGTCGCCTCGCAGATCGCCGCGCTGGCGACGACGGGCGTCGCCGGGCTGACGCAGACGCAGGTCGGCGCACTGACGACGACGCAATTCTCCGCGCTGTCCGCGGCGCAGATCGCCGCTCTGTCGACCACCGCCGTCGGCGGGCTGACGACGACGGAGCTCGGCGCGCTCACCACCACGCAATTGCAGGGGTTCACCTCCACCGAGATCGGCGCGCTCTCGACCACGCAGCTCGCCACGCTCACCACATCGCAGCTGAAGACGCTCACGCCGCTGGAAATCTATGGGCTGACCTCGGCGCAGGTCGCCGCTCTGGGGACAGACCGGCTGACGGCGCTGAGCGCGGCGCAAATCTCCTATCTCTCGACGACCGGCGTCGCCGGCCTCAGCCAGACGCAGATCGCCGCCCTCGCAGACACGCAATCGGCCGCGCTCTCGGCGGATCAGATCGCCGCTCTTTCGCCCAGCGCGGTCGCCGGCCTCAGCACGACGGAAATCGCCTCGCTCACCTCCACGCAATTCGCCAGCCTCTCGGCCTCGGCCATCGGAGCGCTGACCTCGGCGCAATTTTCGAGCCTCACCTCGACGCTGATCGCCCTGCTCTCCGCCACCGAGCTCGGCGGCCTCACCGCGACGCAGGCGGCCTCGCTCACCACGACGCAGCTCTCCGCATTGAGCGCGACGCAGATGGGCGCCGTCTCCTCGGACGCCGTTTCTGGCCTCTCGGCGACGCAGATCGCCGATCTGACGACGACACAATTCTCCGGCTTCCAATCCACGCAATTCGCGGCGCTGACGACGACGCAGATGCAGGCGGTGACGACGACGGAGATCGCGGCGCTGACCAACGCTCAGCTCGGCGGCCTGCTGCGCCCGCAATTGCGCGCGCTGACGACGACGCAGGTCGGCGCGCTCACCACATCGCAGATTTCCGCGCTGGCGACGACGCAGGTCGTCAATCTCACCACCACCGAGCTCGGCGCGCTCTCGTCCACGCAATTCAATGCGCTGACCTCGACGCAGATCGGCGCGCTCACCACGCAGCAGCTCGGCAATCTCGACGGCTCGGTCATCGCCTCCTTCGACGCGCTCCAGCTCACCGGCCTCACCACCACGCAAGTGGCCGCGCTCACCACATCCGCCATAGCGGCGCTGACGACGACCGAGCTGCTGGCGCTCAACGGCAATCAGATCGCCGCCTTCACCACGACGCAGATCGCCGGCATGACCACGCAGCAGCAGGCGGCGCTGGCGCTGGCGGTCTCGTGATTCCACATTGATCGGGAGGCGCCGCGATTCGCGCCGCCGCAAGAGGGAGCCGTCCGCGGGCCATGACCGACGAATTGAACGAGCCTTTGGGCTTGAACGAGCCGCTGGAGCCACGCCCGGCGCGCCGGCGCGGCGCGCGGACGAAAAGCCTCGTCGTCGCAGCGCTGCTCTGTGGAGTCGGCGGCGCCGCGCTTCTCCTGTCCTCGCGCGATCCTCGAGCCGGCCAGCCCATCGCCGTCGCGCGCATCGAAACGGTCGAGCCGCCGTCCACGCCGGCGAGCGCTCCCGCCGAGCGCGCAGCGGTCACGGAGGAGGACAAGCGCGCCGATGAGATCGCCGACATAGAGAAGCGCTCCGGCGTCAAGGTCACGCGCATCGGCGGCGCAGAGCCGCCCGGCGCGCTCATCATAAGGCTCGACGAGCAGCATACGGCGCTCGCGCCGGCGCCGGACAAGCGCCTGGTGGAAAAAGGCCGCAGCGGCCCGCTGCCCAAGATCGGCGCCGATGGCGCGAAGCCGATGGAAGTCTACGCCCGCCCGACGACGATCAGCGCGCGCCTGCCCGCCGGCGCGCCGCGCATCGCGCTCGTCGTCGGCGGCGTCGGGCTCAATGCGCAGCTCACGGCGAGCGCCATCGACGAAATGCCCGGCGCCGTCACGCTGGCGCTCGCGCCCTATGGCGCCGATCCCGAGAGCGTCGCCGCCAAGGCGCGCGACCGCGGCCATGAGATTTTGCTGCAGGCGCCGATGGAGCCCTATGATTATCCGCGCGAGAACCCCGGGCCGCATACGCTGCTGACGACGCGCGGCGCCGGCCTCGAGGATCTGCACTGGCTGATGAGCCGCTTTTCCGGCTATATCGGCGTGGTGAATTATCTCGGCGCGCAATTCACCGCCGACGAGACCGCGCTGACGCCGACGCTCACCGACATTGCCGGGCGCGGCCTGCTCTATCTCGACGACGGCACCTCGCCGCGCTCGCTCGTCTCCTCTCTCGCGCCGCGTCTCGCCTTGACGGCGGCGCGGGCCGATGTGGCGATCGACGCCGGCGCCTCGGGCGAGGCGCTGGAGAAGGCGCTGACGCAGATCGAGGCGCTCGCGCGCCGCAATGGTCAGGCGATCGTCGCGGCCGGCGCGCTGCCGCAGACGATGACGCGCCTCACGCGGTTCGCGCGCGAGCTCGAGCGCA
This window harbors:
- the lepA gene encoding translation elongation factor 4 — its product is MTTRKIDNIRNFSIVAHIDHGKSTLADRLIQATGTVAARDMVEQVLDSMDIERERGITIKAQTVRLDYKAKDGKDYVLNLMDTPGHVDFAYEVSRSLKACEGSLLVVDASQGVEAQTLANVYQALDAGHEIVPVLNKIDLPAAEPDRIKEQIEDVIGLDASDAVLISAKTGIGIPDVLEAIVTRLPPPQGDDEAPLKAMLVDSWYDAYLGVVVLVRVIDGRMRKGQKILMMGTNAHYEVDKIGVFKPKMLDVASLGPGEVGFITAQIKQVADTRVGDTITEDKKQCAEPLPGFKPAQPVVFCGLFPVDAADFEDLRAAIGKLRLNDASFSYEMETSAALGFGFRCGFLGLLHLEIIQERLRREFDLDLIATAPSVVYKIKLTNGEEIELHNPADMPDVVKIDEILEPWIRATIMTPDDYLGAVLKLCQDRRGVQVDLNYVGKRAMAVYDLPLNEVVFDFYDRLKSISKGYASFDYHITDYRVGDLVKMSILVNAEPVDALSMLVHRTRADSRGRQMCEKLKELIPPHMFQVPIQAAIGGKIIARETVRAFRKDVTAKCYGGDATRKRKLLEKQKEGKKKMRQFGRVEIPQEAFIAALKMED
- a CDS encoding lysozyme inhibitor LprI family protein, encoding MIRVQFRLLLSLALSIPCFSALAQSFDCAKATTTVERLVCADRRLGALDGELGAEVKRSLAADPAHRAEKLGEARKWLGERDRLCALPAGELRGEARAKALACLTAAYEARLAALKAAPAAPETSAICRKLADRYAALLAKDPEAPYKKSFYAESPLQVLAAAPDAGVVVAAPAANIDDVTRAKLAAWAKGEPQPFVFPDALATKLVDLGVGASLFIDRLPGENLYAAGVIRGTLGYYSAIYFTVSAGFAHETMGPGGLEGESEAECIGAFHSFGTLDGEAVAFQESHDNAPRLSSSISITPWRSGGFGPACTAHFEFAPKFAEHATYNQWEEHCAGADCEALRKEALSLVEAAQKQPLAARKAALARLSATQAAEFAKMEEAAGPDFSGEPDDPAQYGDENGKALRLPFLHGGRLYLAELGHFTIGWRVFSDWRVALEQLDKGKLAETSVFAIGMTKGALRSASAK
- a CDS encoding Rieske 2Fe-2S domain-containing protein; protein product: MFTRVCKEDTVFEGEMRLVIADSHFIILAFAFGGEIKAFQGVCPHTNAPLDTADFDGEVLTCPLHNWTWDMRTGDPIHPQESRLAEYPVKIEDGVVYIDTEGVTPLFADR
- the cutA gene encoding divalent-cation tolerance protein CutA, which encodes MSAKEPKFCVVQTTIDTEAGAERLARALLAAKLAACVQIFPIRSFYVWAGETRADAEFLVQSKARAQDYDALAAAIRAAHPYEVPEIIRLDVAAGDPAYLDWAARATERDDAAS
- a CDS encoding beta strand repeat-containing protein, with translation MTSIYSSLTTAQIARLPTSTMRQLDTSDIEALDTTQIAVLTATQLNNLSTTNLQALVTTQVASLSKAALAGLDLSQFTALASSDFDSFTTTQLSALTSTELNALDTTELGSLSTTRLQALTAAQIAALSTTEVSRLTTTQISSLSTTQVRGLTATQLDALSLDQIIALQVSNLSAAQARMLDGTELGALTATQLGSLSSTQIGSLTTTAFDSLSQTAVQSLTATQLAGVAATQIAALTTTDLGEFATTQLSALTLTQTRALTTTQLAAMTSTEIQSLSVANLSNAQIAGLNATGVGNLSDAQVAALVPTQIAALSTTTLNGLTATRLGALTTTQFSGLSAAQIAGLSDTTLANLTTTRLVALTVTQARGLTATQLADLATTGLQSLDVTELAAAQFAAIDATTFSDLSATQFSALSSTQIRALTTTLLNALSATTIASLTTTQVDWLSAAQIAGLTTTQLGNLTTAQLATLTSTQARGLTTTQLGAMTTTAIQSLAIGALTAAQIGALVSSDDGGLSVTQIGALASTQMSALSTTFLNLLTTTELQSLTTTQAAALTSAQIGGLSADAIDRLTTAQLATLTSTQARGLTTTQLDNMTATQIQSLTISQLTAAQISGLGSAAFGNLSASQLSNLTSAQIAGLTTTQFDAFGVTQIAGFTTTQLAGLTATEVNSLETTQIAALSATQIAAMPTRAFAGLADTQVAALTTTQLAAFATTQIAALTSTAAAGLTSAQIASLATTQIGALTAAQTRALADWQIATLSTTQLGALTTTEAAALTSTQLAALTLTQIDTLTTTQVTALSAVAIGGFWQSQIAELSTTQVSALTSTQVKALADTQVAALSAAQLGALTSTQVAALSTSGFGALTSTAVAALTTTQIGAIGALLTAVLSDAQIGALSTTQIGALSAAAMSGLGAAQIAAMSTTQLATLVTTQIAALATSAVASLSTADVAMLTTTQVAALTSTQMRAMSDAQIAAFSIAQLAALQKAQLAALSTTGVSGLSTSDISALTTTQLGALTTAQMSVLVDTQLAALTATQIAALAATQIAGLSADAVASLSASVVSALATTQLRGFTSLQLGALTLGQLNALTTTQLAAMTTTELAGLTDIQAAALTTTQLGAFAGTQIAALTTTAVAALTTTEVAALSTTQIGALTSTQAGALSATQIAAFGLDQLARLTSTQLSGLSTATIAGLTLTELQALTTTQLRGLTAALIGALTTSELAALATTQIAALTTQELQGLLQTQGAALAGTQFDALAATQIAALSTSAISGLTTTQVQALNATQFGALAATQISALSSAQLAAMTTTQVGALTATQARGLTSTEVSQLDATRIGALSTTAIKYLTSTAIGGLTATQIGLLTTTQLASVGSTQIAALSSTAIAGLSSDEIGALTTTQFRSFSSTGVAALTTTQVQALTTAQIGLLTSTQIGGLAATQVAALTATQLGLLVASQIAALATTGVAGLTQTQVGALTTTQFSALSAAQIAALSTTAVGGLTTTELGALTTTQLQGFTSTEIGALSTTQLATLTTSQLKTLTPLEIYGLTSAQVAALGTDRLTALSAAQISYLSTTGVAGLSQTQIAALADTQSAALSADQIAALSPSAVAGLSTTEIASLTSTQFASLSASAIGALTSAQFSSLTSTLIALLSATELGGLTATQAASLTTTQLSALSATQMGAVSSDAVSGLSATQIADLTTTQFSGFQSTQFAALTTTQMQAVTTTEIAALTNAQLGGLLRPQLRALTTTQVGALTTSQISALATTQVVNLTTTELGALSSTQFNALTSTQIGALTTQQLGNLDGSVIASFDALQLTGLTTTQVAALTTSAIAALTTTELLALNGNQIAAFTTTQIAGMTTQQQAALALAVS
- a CDS encoding divergent polysaccharide deacetylase family protein, encoding MTDELNEPLGLNEPLEPRPARRRGARTKSLVVAALLCGVGGAALLLSSRDPRAGQPIAVARIETVEPPSTPASAPAERAAVTEEDKRADEIADIEKRSGVKVTRIGGAEPPGALIIRLDEQHTALAPAPDKRLVEKGRSGPLPKIGADGAKPMEVYARPTTISARLPAGAPRIALVVGGVGLNAQLTASAIDEMPGAVTLALAPYGADPESVAAKARDRGHEILLQAPMEPYDYPRENPGPHTLLTTRGAGLEDLHWLMSRFSGYIGVVNYLGAQFTADETALTPTLTDIAGRGLLYLDDGTSPRSLVSSLAPRLALTAARADVAIDAGASGEALEKALTQIEALARRNGQAIVAAGALPQTMTRLTRFARELERKGIALVPLSALVSRIEDKEARAGKWK